The segment GTCTGATACTGATTTAATGCAGGGTCCTCGCTGGTTTGTGAGAAATGCGGGCTAATTCGGGATGCTTGTATTCAATCCTATATTCTGATGTGCGTCCGGCATTCCGTTTTGATAATTCACTTTTTAGCAATAATGTATTTTCATCGTCGACAATATCAAAAATATAAAAACCAATCTTATTGATAGGAATACCTAGAATTTTAGAAGCAGATTGATTGATAAAAACGACTTTTCCCTTTGAATTAAGGATTATCATACCTTCTTTCATATTATCTACAACTTTCTGATATTTCGCCTTTGATTGCTCAATTATTTTGAGAGTTTGCTTATTTTTTATGATAACGTACAATAACTTGCGCAAATTGAATTGAGATAAAAAAAGTCCTCAATCTGACGATTGATTAAGTACCACCAAAACCAA is part of the Marispirochaeta aestuarii genome and harbors:
- a CDS encoding PAS domain-containing protein gives rise to the protein MRKLLYVIIKNKQTLKIIEQSKAKYQKVVDNMKEGMIILNSKGKVVFINQSASKILGIPINKIGFYIFDIVDDENTLLLKSELSKRNAGRTSEYRIEYKHPELARISHKPARTLH